In the Myxococcus fulvus genome, one interval contains:
- a CDS encoding LysR family transcriptional regulator: MKSPPLDTRRLSCFIAVAETLHFRKAAERLHMAQPALSQQIRRLEEELGCQLLRRDRRRVELTPAGQALLDAGRRALVHLSHATEAAQRTAAGQQALLRVGFLSPASFSLVPEVLRRLRAEHPEVHLMLREADSTTLLEEVRLGGLDVAFVRGPVTASGVRIDTLRREPLVVVLPSGHRLARKARVPLEQLADEPFIGFPRDTAPSLHDTVTGMCLEAGFAPTFVTEAGEWFTIVSLVAAGLGCALLPESVRTFTREGAVYRAIAGHPRHVELAIARGPTPPGPSLRACLRIVSALTSVDLL; encoded by the coding sequence GTGAAATCACCTCCCCTCGACACCCGCCGCCTCAGTTGTTTCATCGCCGTCGCGGAGACGCTGCACTTCCGCAAGGCCGCCGAGCGGCTCCATATGGCGCAGCCCGCCCTCAGTCAGCAGATTCGCCGGCTGGAGGAGGAGCTCGGCTGCCAGTTGCTGCGCCGGGACCGACGGCGCGTGGAGCTGACTCCCGCGGGACAGGCCCTGTTGGACGCGGGGCGGCGCGCGCTCGTGCATCTCTCCCACGCGACGGAGGCCGCGCAGCGCACGGCGGCGGGGCAGCAGGCGCTCCTGCGCGTTGGCTTCCTGAGCCCGGCCTCGTTCTCGCTCGTGCCCGAGGTACTCCGTCGCCTGCGGGCCGAGCACCCGGAGGTCCACCTGATGTTGCGCGAGGCGGACAGCACGACGCTGCTGGAGGAGGTGCGACTGGGAGGGCTCGACGTGGCCTTCGTGCGAGGCCCCGTGACGGCGTCGGGAGTGCGCATCGACACGCTCCGTCGCGAGCCGCTCGTCGTCGTGCTGCCCTCGGGGCATCGACTGGCGCGCAAGGCGCGTGTGCCGCTGGAGCAGCTCGCGGACGAACCGTTCATCGGCTTCCCGCGTGACACGGCGCCCTCGCTGCATGACACGGTGACGGGGATGTGCCTGGAGGCGGGCTTCGCGCCGACCTTCGTGACGGAAGCAGGGGAGTGGTTCACCATCGTCAGCCTGGTCGCAGCGGGGCTCGGCTGCGCCCTGTTGCCGGAGTCCGTGCGCACCTTCACGCGCGAGGGCGCCGTCTATCGCGCCATCGCCGGACACCCACGACACGTGGAGCTCGCCATTGCGAGAGGCCCCACGCCACCGGGCCCTTCCCTGCGAGCCTGTCTGCGAATCGTCTCCGCGTTGACGTCCGTGGACCTGCTCTGA